The Rhodocytophaga rosea genome has a segment encoding these proteins:
- a CDS encoding DUF2490 domain-containing protein encodes MAQTPAKQVHEQGQAWLGYINQTRISDKFSLWLDLHARRTDLFDRWATTIIRPGITYHFPHNINFTAGYAYVSHYPAAGLNTVRPEHRPWQQVSWTRRAKHIQMQQWVRFEQRFNRKIANDELQEGYNFNYRFRYLLSVLLPIKKEFIEPNSVFFVFNDEIHINAGKQITYNYFDQNRFFLGFGYQFTKSLNAQLGYMNLFQQLPAGNRYNNNHTIRLFIFNNIDLRKKNS; translated from the coding sequence TTGGCACAAACGCCTGCCAAACAAGTGCATGAGCAAGGTCAGGCCTGGCTGGGATATATCAATCAAACCCGCATTTCTGATAAATTCTCCCTTTGGCTTGATTTGCACGCCCGCCGTACAGACCTATTCGACAGATGGGCCACAACTATTATCCGGCCTGGTATCACTTATCATTTTCCGCATAATATTAATTTTACTGCCGGGTACGCCTATGTGTCTCATTATCCTGCTGCTGGATTGAATACAGTCAGGCCAGAACACAGGCCTTGGCAGCAAGTAAGCTGGACCAGAAGGGCTAAACACATTCAAATGCAGCAATGGGTACGTTTTGAACAGCGCTTTAACCGGAAAATTGCCAATGATGAACTGCAGGAAGGATATAATTTTAATTACCGTTTCCGGTATCTGCTGTCTGTTTTGCTGCCTATCAAAAAAGAATTTATCGAACCTAACAGTGTATTTTTTGTCTTCAATGATGAGATTCACATCAACGCTGGCAAACAGATTACCTATAATTACTTCGACCAGAACCGCTTTTTTTTGGGTTTTGGATATCAATTTACTAAATCGTTGAATGCACAATTAGGTTATATGAATTTGTTTCAGCAATTGCCTGCTGGAAACCGCTATAATAACAATCATACCATTAGACTGTTCATCTTCAATAACATTGATCTTAGAAAGAAAAACAGTTAA
- a CDS encoding PepSY-associated TM helix domain-containing protein: MNIKKITGQVHLWLGLLSGLIVFVISITGCLYAFQAEISDFTQPYRFVEKQNTAFLSPSQLEVIAKKQLPDKHIHSVEYAKSGDKAAVVSFYSFDPEYYYLVYINPYIGEVLKVKDVDKDFFRIVLMGHFYLWLPPAIGQPVVASATLIFVVLMFSGLILWWPKNKGGSQTTFYH, translated from the coding sequence ATGAATATAAAAAAGATTACAGGGCAGGTACATCTCTGGCTTGGCCTCCTATCAGGATTAATAGTTTTTGTAATCAGTATCACAGGCTGCCTGTATGCTTTTCAGGCAGAAATCTCAGATTTTACGCAGCCTTACCGTTTTGTAGAAAAACAAAATACTGCTTTCCTTTCCCCTTCTCAATTAGAGGTAATTGCCAAAAAACAATTGCCAGATAAACACATACACAGTGTTGAATATGCTAAAAGCGGAGATAAAGCAGCCGTGGTATCTTTTTATAGTTTTGATCCGGAATATTATTATCTGGTGTACATAAATCCTTATATCGGAGAGGTGTTGAAGGTAAAAGATGTAGATAAAGATTTCTTCCGGATTGTGTTGATGGGGCATTTCTATTTATGGCTTCCTCCAGCTATAGGTCAGCCTGTGGTAGCATCTGCCACACTCATTTTCGTGGTCCTGATGTTTTCGGGGCTCATTCTGTGGTGGCCAAAAAATAAGGGGGGCAGCCAAACAACGTTTTACCATTAA
- the chrA gene encoding chromate efflux transporter, with translation MTHTLPSTRKKPSFREATLFWLKLGFISFGGPAGQIAIMHEFLVDQKKWISDAKFLHALNYCMLLPGPEAQQLATYIGWLLHGTRGGLVAGALFVLPSVFILLGLSTVYVTYGNIPWVYALFYGLKPAVVVIVILALIKIGKKSLLTPLHYSIAALSFIGIFFLNIPFPWIILATLIIGFAAQRFLPSLFIQKGEKEKNTVNEAEYFLNSHTIVGGTGFNSIRLAKQLITGLVLWLIPFGLFYYFTSDFAFWRTLSLFFTQAAFITFGGAYAVLPYVAQVSVEQLHWLSQYEMIDGLALGETTPGPLIMVLAFVGFMAGFNHFGHSAIAGTIGLLTTTFYTFLPCFLFIFIGAPVIERTQHNPKVKAILGVVTAAVVGVVLNLTVYFGKAVVFPQGLEVSKVDYFSLIWIIISFVAMYRFKINMIIWIGISALAGLVHYLVI, from the coding sequence ATGACTCATACACTTCCTTCGACCAGAAAAAAGCCTAGCTTCAGGGAAGCTACCCTATTCTGGCTAAAATTAGGATTTATCAGTTTTGGTGGTCCTGCCGGGCAGATTGCTATTATGCACGAATTTCTGGTCGATCAGAAAAAATGGATTTCCGATGCTAAATTTTTGCATGCGCTTAACTACTGTATGCTCCTGCCCGGACCAGAAGCCCAGCAACTGGCTACCTATATTGGCTGGCTTTTGCATGGCACAAGAGGGGGTCTGGTGGCTGGTGCATTGTTTGTGCTGCCTTCTGTGTTTATTTTGCTTGGGTTAAGTACGGTATACGTTACCTATGGAAACATTCCCTGGGTATATGCATTGTTTTACGGGCTTAAACCGGCTGTTGTAGTCATTGTAATTCTGGCACTTATTAAAATAGGCAAAAAGTCACTGCTTACCCCTTTACATTACAGCATTGCTGCCCTGAGTTTTATCGGCATATTCTTTCTCAATATTCCTTTCCCCTGGATCATTCTGGCAACGCTCATCATAGGATTTGCGGCACAACGCTTCCTGCCATCTTTGTTTATACAAAAAGGAGAAAAAGAAAAAAACACAGTAAATGAAGCAGAATATTTCCTCAACAGCCATACCATCGTAGGGGGAACCGGATTTAACAGCATCCGGTTAGCAAAACAACTAATAACCGGCCTTGTATTGTGGCTGATACCTTTTGGCTTATTTTATTATTTTACTTCTGATTTTGCTTTCTGGCGGACTTTATCCCTATTTTTTACCCAAGCTGCATTTATTACTTTTGGAGGTGCCTATGCTGTATTGCCTTATGTAGCACAGGTAAGTGTAGAGCAATTACACTGGCTTTCCCAATATGAAATGATAGATGGACTGGCTTTAGGTGAAACTACTCCCGGACCGTTGATTATGGTCCTGGCTTTTGTTGGATTTATGGCTGGTTTCAATCATTTCGGGCATTCTGCAATAGCCGGAACCATTGGTTTGCTTACAACCACTTTTTATACCTTTCTTCCCTGCTTTCTGTTTATTTTTATTGGTGCACCAGTTATTGAACGAACCCAACACAATCCAAAAGTAAAGGCTATACTTGGTGTGGTAACTGCTGCTGTTGTAGGTGTAGTACTTAATTTAACGGTTTATTTTGGTAAGGCGGTCGTTTTTCCGCAAGGCTTAGAGGTTAGTAAAGTTGATTACTTCAGTCTTATATGGATTATTATCTCATTTGTGGCCATGTACCGCTTTAAAATCAACATGATCATCTGGATTGGTATTAGTGCATTGGCAGGTCTGGTACATTATCTGGTGATTTAA
- a CDS encoding PepSY-associated TM helix domain-containing protein — protein sequence MRGAAKQRFTIKWNARWRRTNYDLHNVLGFYMTWVVIFIALTGLVWGFQWFAKGTYWVASGGKQWQEYSEPLSDTNFTAVNTTIPVADRIWNKMQAEHADAETIEIHFLEHSSSSILAAMNVDASTYWKMDYRFFDQYTLQELSVDHQWGRFAEASAADKLMRLNYDIHVGAIMGLAGKFLAFFASLMATSLPISGFCIWWGRRNKKSTNVRVPSISLQKTKATSKTKEQIESIH from the coding sequence ATAAGGGGGGCAGCCAAACAACGTTTTACCATTAAATGGAATGCACGCTGGCGCAGAACTAATTACGACTTACACAATGTATTAGGCTTCTATATGACATGGGTTGTGATTTTTATTGCGCTCACTGGCCTGGTTTGGGGTTTTCAATGGTTTGCCAAAGGTACCTACTGGGTTGCTTCCGGAGGAAAACAATGGCAGGAATACAGTGAACCCTTATCTGATACAAATTTTACAGCTGTAAACACTACGATTCCCGTTGCTGACCGGATATGGAATAAAATGCAAGCCGAACATGCAGATGCAGAAACGATTGAAATTCATTTTCTGGAACATTCCAGTTCGTCTATTCTGGCAGCAATGAATGTAGATGCAAGTACATACTGGAAAATGGATTACCGTTTTTTCGATCAGTACACCTTACAAGAACTCTCCGTAGACCATCAATGGGGCAGATTTGCTGAAGCAAGCGCTGCAGATAAGCTTATGCGCCTAAACTATGATATACATGTAGGGGCTATTATGGGTCTGGCAGGTAAATTCCTCGCTTTTTTTGCCAGCCTCATGGCAACTTCCTTACCTATCAGCGGATTTTGTATATGGTGGGGAAGAAGAAATAAAAAATCAACCAACGTACGTGTTCCTTCAATCAGCCTTCAAAAAACAAAAGCTACCAGTAAGACAAAAGAACAAATTGAAAGCATTCACTAA
- a CDS encoding chromate resistance protein ChrB domain-containing protein, translating to MKWITRERPKIDRIACPWLIRRFIDPEAQFYFVPYLQIAQKAQELNAIPFDIPEAEFTHYEDQCTFDYFIKKYELKDPALHILAPIVRGADTDDHSIASQSSGLWAISAGLSFNITDDYELLEKGMLIYDGLYSWAKHLQQEKHTQNPTEKLLLQVFNTYMDQKTGARTKIPAWAKELKDVIQDQIDTNLSLSLKEISEGLNIHPAYVSREFSKYFNNLSFGEYIRKLRIEKAIDLLHTTTRSLSEIAYLTGFSDQSHFTRIFKKYTGKNPSDYKKSLPKGKTDTKS from the coding sequence ATGAAATGGATAACCAGGGAACGCCCCAAAATAGATCGTATCGCCTGTCCCTGGCTGATCAGAAGATTTATAGACCCGGAAGCCCAGTTCTATTTTGTACCCTATCTGCAAATAGCACAAAAAGCACAAGAACTGAATGCCATTCCATTCGATATACCGGAAGCTGAATTTACGCACTATGAAGACCAGTGTACTTTTGACTACTTTATAAAAAAATATGAACTCAAAGATCCGGCTTTGCATATTCTGGCCCCTATTGTAAGAGGCGCCGATACAGATGACCATTCGATTGCCAGCCAAAGCTCCGGGTTGTGGGCTATTTCTGCCGGACTCTCTTTTAATATTACCGATGATTATGAGTTGCTGGAAAAAGGAATGCTGATCTATGATGGATTATATAGCTGGGCGAAACATTTGCAACAGGAAAAACATACGCAAAACCCCACAGAAAAACTTTTATTGCAGGTATTTAACACTTATATGGACCAGAAAACTGGAGCCAGAACCAAGATTCCTGCATGGGCCAAAGAACTGAAAGATGTCATCCAGGACCAGATTGATACCAATTTAAGTCTGAGCCTCAAAGAGATTTCCGAAGGATTAAATATTCATCCGGCCTATGTTTCCAGGGAGTTTTCGAAATACTTTAACAACCTGTCATTTGGTGAGTATATCCGGAAACTGCGTATTGAAAAAGCCATTGATCTGTTGCATACCACAACTCGTTCTTTATCCGAAATTGCGTATCTCACTGGTTTTTCCGATCAGAGCCATTTCACCCGTATTTTCAAAAAATATACCGGTAAAAATCCTTCTGATTACAAAAAAAGTTTGCCAAAAGGTAAAACGGATACAAAAAGTTAA
- a CDS encoding DoxX family protein, which translates to MNKLLQTAANPPILLIRIAVGCIFLTEGIQKFLFPAELGAGRFAKIGIPYPDFFGPFVGTFEILCGSMVLIGCFTRLFSIPLIIIMLVAITITKLVNIPVDGFWETAHGARTDFSMLLSSLFLLISGSGKWSVDNSILKSRQTNDSYTSFDQKKA; encoded by the coding sequence ATGAACAAACTCCTGCAAACTGCTGCGAATCCACCTATTTTGCTTATCAGGATAGCTGTCGGATGTATTTTCCTCACAGAAGGCATCCAAAAATTTCTGTTCCCGGCTGAATTAGGTGCAGGAAGATTTGCCAAAATTGGCATTCCTTATCCTGACTTTTTTGGCCCATTTGTAGGCACTTTTGAAATCCTATGTGGAAGCATGGTGCTTATCGGATGTTTTACCAGGCTTTTCAGCATTCCGCTTATTATAATCATGCTGGTGGCCATCACTATTACCAAACTGGTAAATATTCCGGTAGATGGGTTCTGGGAAACTGCGCATGGTGCCCGTACAGATTTTTCGATGCTATTAAGCAGCCTATTTCTGCTCATCAGTGGCAGCGGAAAATGGTCAGTAGACAACTCTATACTTAAATCCAGACAAACCAATGACTCATACACTTCCTTCGACCAGAAAAAAGCCTAG
- a CDS encoding TonB-dependent receptor has product MKNTIFRLHLFVFLFLTLLSTVSAQDNVIVISGRVTDNETKQALAGVNVLIKGTVTGTVTDVQGNFSLKTKLKFPFTIAFSMVGFEPQEFEIKGTASNVQIALETQTLLGREVVVTASRVEESILKSPVAIEKLDIRAIKDSPAPGFYDALENVKGVQMTTSSLTFKVPNTRGFNIPNNFRFMQLVDGVDMQAATLGVPLGNAIGPTELDIASVEITPGAASALYGMNAINGMANLLTKSPFLHQGLSLYQKTGINHVDGIDHSTSVLTETAIRYARAYNNKFAFKINASYMQGTDWRSNTRTDQNPNSLNTANPNFPELSGNNNPAYDAWNKYGDENNNAVTISGVQYGGKNQTFLVRRTGYWERDIVSPKVDNLKFDAALHYKLNENAELSYGYRIGQMDGVFQRGNKIQLDNVVVQNHKLELKGSNYTIRTYASLENTGDSYNVKPMVDNLDITGGGSNSVWGGKFKTALQNELNNGTELATAMQLARQAADAGRAEPGTAEFNALQNTIRKINNWDHGAVIPGAPETGGAFLSQKSHLYHADAQYDFENKLKIFNLLVGADARVYEVIPDGNNFVDFSRPIDERTQPGGNNVYYKKFGAFAQATRTFFKDKLKVYGSLRVDYNPEFDPKVNPRIAAVYTLAEKHNFRASFQNGFRFPALFEAISYVNNGNVRRVGGLSYINEGLGYLDNSYTLASVNTFNAAVNQDVTAGLTATDAALKNRGLLEITSLSPTRPERINSFEVGYKSILLDNKLVIDIDAYTNEYDGFLGQVEVSVPQNNTVSVGTDEAVIAMLAANRNAQQTRYRVYTNAKNKYNNFGSSLGITYNFYKRFTISGNVNYNDIVTNKERDVFVTGFNTPNWTTNLSIGNREVAKNLGFNIVWRWQDSFLWESPLANGIVPAYQTFDAQVTYRLPQLKSTIKAGGSNIFNQRYIQYAAGPTIGGLYYVAITVDGLFNK; this is encoded by the coding sequence ATGAAGAATACTATTTTCCGTCTCCATCTTTTTGTTTTCCTTTTTTTAACCTTGCTTTCAACAGTTTCTGCCCAGGACAATGTGATTGTTATATCTGGCAGGGTAACTGATAATGAAACCAAACAGGCACTTGCAGGTGTGAATGTGTTGATCAAGGGAACCGTTACAGGTACAGTTACCGATGTGCAGGGTAATTTCTCGCTCAAAACAAAATTAAAGTTTCCCTTCACCATTGCTTTTTCGATGGTTGGTTTCGAGCCACAGGAATTTGAAATCAAAGGCACAGCTTCCAATGTGCAGATCGCTTTAGAGACCCAGACCTTGTTGGGTAGAGAAGTAGTAGTAACAGCTTCGAGGGTGGAAGAAAGTATTCTGAAATCTCCGGTAGCGATTGAAAAGCTCGACATTCGTGCGATTAAAGATTCGCCGGCGCCCGGTTTTTATGATGCCCTGGAAAATGTAAAAGGCGTACAAATGACAACCTCCAGCCTTACTTTTAAAGTACCCAATACCCGTGGTTTTAATATTCCCAATAACTTCCGCTTTATGCAACTGGTAGATGGGGTGGATATGCAGGCTGCTACACTGGGCGTACCTTTAGGTAATGCCATTGGGCCAACAGAACTGGATATTGCCAGTGTGGAGATTACTCCTGGAGCCGCTTCTGCACTCTATGGTATGAATGCTATTAATGGAATGGCTAATTTACTTACCAAAAGCCCTTTTTTGCACCAGGGATTGAGTTTATATCAGAAAACCGGCATCAATCATGTAGATGGAATTGACCATAGTACCAGTGTACTCACTGAAACAGCGATACGGTATGCCAGGGCGTATAATAACAAATTTGCTTTTAAGATAAATGCCAGTTACATGCAGGGTACCGACTGGCGTTCTAATACCCGAACCGATCAAAACCCCAATTCCCTCAACACAGCTAACCCTAATTTTCCGGAACTCTCCGGCAACAATAATCCGGCCTATGATGCCTGGAATAAATATGGCGATGAAAACAACAATGCCGTTACAATAAGTGGTGTACAATATGGCGGCAAAAACCAGACTTTCCTGGTGAGAAGAACCGGCTATTGGGAAAGGGATATTGTGAGTCCCAAAGTAGATAACCTCAAATTTGATGCGGCCTTACACTATAAATTGAATGAGAATGCTGAACTATCCTATGGCTACCGGATCGGACAGATGGATGGCGTTTTTCAACGGGGAAATAAGATCCAGCTGGATAATGTAGTGGTGCAAAATCATAAACTGGAACTCAAAGGCAGCAATTATACCATCCGTACGTATGCTTCTCTTGAAAATACAGGCGATTCCTACAACGTAAAACCCATGGTAGATAACCTGGATATTACCGGCGGTGGTTCTAATTCAGTGTGGGGAGGAAAATTCAAAACAGCCTTGCAGAATGAACTAAATAATGGAACAGAACTGGCAACAGCCATGCAACTTGCCCGTCAGGCAGCGGATGCAGGCAGAGCCGAACCAGGTACCGCTGAATTTAATGCCCTGCAAAATACTATCCGGAAGATCAATAACTGGGACCATGGTGCAGTAATTCCAGGAGCGCCTGAAACCGGTGGTGCTTTTTTGAGCCAGAAAAGCCATTTATATCATGCCGATGCCCAGTATGACTTCGAAAATAAATTAAAGATTTTTAACCTGCTGGTAGGTGCCGATGCCAGGGTATATGAGGTTATTCCGGATGGTAATAACTTTGTAGACTTTTCTAGACCTATCGATGAAAGAACCCAGCCGGGAGGCAATAACGTGTATTACAAAAAATTCGGTGCATTTGCTCAGGCGACCAGAACCTTCTTCAAAGACAAACTGAAAGTATATGGTTCTCTACGGGTAGATTACAATCCTGAGTTTGATCCGAAAGTAAATCCACGTATTGCGGCTGTATATACACTGGCTGAGAAACATAATTTCAGGGCATCTTTCCAGAATGGATTCCGCTTTCCAGCCTTATTTGAAGCTATTTCTTATGTAAACAATGGAAATGTACGCCGGGTGGGTGGTTTATCCTATATCAATGAAGGGCTAGGCTACTTAGACAATTCTTATACGCTTGCTTCTGTAAATACTTTCAACGCTGCCGTAAACCAGGATGTAACAGCCGGACTAACGGCTACTGATGCTGCCTTAAAAAACAGAGGGCTGCTTGAAATCACCAGCCTCTCTCCTACCCGTCCGGAACGGATCAATTCTTTTGAAGTGGGTTATAAAAGTATTCTGCTGGATAACAAACTGGTAATTGATATTGATGCCTATACCAATGAATATGATGGTTTTCTGGGTCAGGTAGAAGTATCTGTTCCGCAAAACAATACAGTGAGTGTAGGCACAGACGAAGCTGTAATTGCCATGCTGGCAGCAAACCGGAATGCGCAGCAAACCCGTTACAGGGTATATACCAATGCTAAAAACAAATACAATAATTTTGGCTCCTCCCTCGGAATTACATATAACTTTTACAAGCGGTTTACTATCTCCGGAAACGTGAACTACAACGATATTGTAACCAATAAGGAAAGAGACGTATTTGTGACTGGCTTCAATACACCCAACTGGACCACTAATCTTTCTATTGGCAACCGGGAAGTAGCCAAAAATCTGGGTTTCAATATTGTGTGGCGGTGGCAGGATTCCTTCCTTTGGGAAAGCCCTTTGGCGAATGGTATCGTACCAGCTTATCAGACGTTTGATGCACAAGTTACCTACCGTTTGCCTCAGCTAAAATCAACCATAAAAGCCGGAGGTTCCAATATTTTCAACCAGCGCTATATTCAATATGCGGCCGGACCAACCATTGGAGGTTTATACTATGTGGCCATTACAGTAGATGGTTTGTTTAATAAATAA
- a CDS encoding chromate resistance protein ChrB domain-containing protein → MKWITRERPKIDRIACPWLIQRFIDPRAEFIFVPNEQVKSKAHELNAIPFDIPGVELSHEGDYCSFDALLKKYQVKDEALDKLAIIVRAADTDRFDTAAQSAGLWAISAGLSYNYKDDFTVLQYGFEIYDALYSWAKHLQAEKHVWNPSLT, encoded by the coding sequence ATGAAATGGATAACCAGAGAACGCCCTAAAATTGACCGTATTGCCTGTCCCTGGCTAATACAACGCTTTATTGATCCCAGAGCCGAATTTATTTTTGTTCCTAATGAACAAGTAAAAAGTAAGGCGCATGAGTTAAATGCCATTCCCTTTGATATTCCTGGCGTAGAGCTTTCACATGAAGGCGACTATTGCAGTTTCGATGCTTTATTAAAGAAATATCAAGTAAAAGATGAAGCTTTGGATAAACTGGCAATTATTGTGAGGGCGGCTGATACCGACCGCTTTGATACAGCTGCTCAATCTGCCGGATTATGGGCTATCTCAGCCGGTTTGTCTTATAATTATAAAGACGATTTCACTGTGCTGCAATATGGCTTTGAAATTTATGATGCTTTGTACAGCTGGGCTAAGCACCTGCAAGCCGAAAAGCATGTCTGGAATCCAAGTTTAACCTAA